In Porites lutea chromosome 7, jaPorLute2.1, whole genome shotgun sequence, a single window of DNA contains:
- the LOC140944594 gene encoding uncharacterized protein yields the protein MKFVVIIVASVCANLYFCTAGNTSGNQKICADSKQPITVNVFGKGSQKGEKGSKGDTGTNGDKGSPCQCSLQNPNKPSAHIVAARKYYVSYKAGQILKDWSVSDPYSHLAGGMKYQDGKLTVPTTGRYYIYVQAYYRSKGRISVHVNGKRVALVHFPWPGNGDTVTSFTASVFNLKTGDVITFALEYNCIIYMQSQCTYFGAYLI from the exons ATGAAGTTCGTGGTTATCATTGTCGCGTCAGTTTGTGCCAACTTGTATTTCTGTACGGCAGGAAATACTTCAGGAAATCAA AAAATTTGCGCTGATTCTAAGCAGCCAATCACCGTCAACGTTTTCGGAAAAGGAAGCCAAAAG GGTGAAAAAGGCTCGAAAGGAGACACGGGAACCAATGGGGACAAAGGAAGTCCTTGCCAATGCTCCTTACag AATCCTAACAAGCCATCTGCTCACATCGTTGctgcaagaaaatattatgttTCCTACAAAGCCGGCCAAA TATTAAAAGACTGGTCTGTCAGTGACCCGTACAGCCATCTTGCAGGCGGCATGAAGTACCAGGATGGAAAACTGACTGTGCCTACTACTGGACGGTACTATATCTACGTGCAGGCGTACTATCGTAGTAAAGGAAGGATCTCTGTTCATGTAAACGGCAAACGCGTGGCCCTGGTCCATTTCCCCTGGCCGGGAAACGGTGACACTGTCACCTCGTTCACGGCCAGTGTTTTCAACCTGAAAACTGGTGACGTTATCACGTTTGCTTTGGAATACAACTGCATAATTTACATGCAGAGCCAGTGCACCTACTTTGGCGCgtatttgatttaa